The window CGTATAAAAATTGAGTATTTATTGATAGAAAATAAACCAGATTACTAGCTTTCTGTTTCTTTCGATTCATTTATCGCGTATTTTCCAGTTGACTACCAATCAAGTGGGAACGAAACGTTGGATAAGAGGGGATAACTTATTGTAGACTTACGATGAACTAGGAGGTTGGATAATGGAGATTGGCATCAGTACTTTTGTAGAAACGACACCCGATGTAAAAACTGGGCAGACGATCAGTCATGCCGAGCGGATCCGGGAAGTGGTGGAAGAAATCGTTTTGGCGGATGAAGTTGGATTAGACGTTTTTGGAGTGGGCGAGCATCATCGGAAAGATTATGCCGCCTCCTCCCCTGCCGTCATCTTGGCGGCCGCGGCCTCCCGCACAAAACGGATTCGACTGACGAGTGCCGTGACGGTCCTATCCTCGGCGGATCCCGTCCGAGTGTTCCAGGACTTCGCGACATTGGACGGCATATCGGATGGACGGGCGGAGATCATGGCAGGACGGGGATCATTCATCGAATCGTTCCCTTTGTTTGGGTATGATCTGCAAGATTATAATGAACTGTTCGATGAGAAGTTGGATTTATTATTAAAATTGCAGTCGGAAGAAATCATTTCTTGGACCGGCAAGCACCGCCCGTCGATTCCGGGCCGCGGGGTGTATCCGCGTCCCGTCCAGACACCGCTACCGATCTGGATCGGAAGTGGCGGCACGCCGCAATCGGTCGTCCGTGCAGGACAATTGGGGCTGCCGCTTGTCTTGGCCATCATCGGCGGAAGACCGCTGCAATTTGCCCCGCTAGTTAAACTGTACAAACAAGCGGCCGCCCAAGCGGGACATGATGTAACCCGGTTACCGATCGCCTCCCACTCGCACGGCTTCGTTGCGGAAACGGACGAACTGGCGATGGAACAATTTTTCCCTTCCACTCAATACGCCATGAATGTCATCGGGCGGGAACGCGGCTGGGGACATTACGACCGCGCAGCATTCGATGCGGCGAGAAGCTTGGAAGGCGCACTGTATGCGGGAAGTCCGGACACAGTTGCCGAAAAGATCGTCCATCTGCGAAAGCATGTCGGCATAACCCGCTTCATGCTTCACGTCCCGCTCGGCTCCATGCCGCATGCGGACGTCCTGAACGCCATCCGGCTGCTCGGCACGAAAGTGGCCCCGAAAGTGCGGCAACAAATCGCCGAATGGGAAGCCGATTTATAAGGAAAACAGCCCTTCGCGGATTTGCGAAGGGCTGTTCTATATATAATGGAAAGGATACAATTAAAAACTCGTTACTTTCCAGTTCAGGCGGACGCTTTTCACTCCAAGTTACCAAGTACAAACCATTTGTCCACACTAAATAGTTTATTTTCCTCAAAATTATCATGTTTAATTCGAAAACAATACAAATCTTGAATGCTGCTACTGCATTTTCTCGATGTTGCATTCGTAATGTCTATATTTGACCATAGTAATAATCCCGAGAATAGGTCCAATCGCCAAAACTATGAAGACCCACTCCCAACCTACGATTCGCTGAATAATAGGGATGAGATTTATAGAAAAAATAGTTGATAGGAAACCGATGCACATTTGAAAAGTAAGGGCCGTGCCGATATACTCCTCTTCGGCTACTTCTGACACTGCTGCTGAAAATTGGGCGGAATCAGATATGACAGACGCTCCCCAAACAAGGGAGATAATTAGAGTTAACCAAATAATTTGCCCAAATGTAAAACCTATTAGGATCGAACAGATTGCACTGATTGCCATAGATATAATCGTCAAATTGGCCCTTCCGATTTTATCTGAGATGAGTCCCCCCACCACACAACCAATCCCTCCCGCAATTCCGATGGAAAGAAAAGAGGACAAAGCAATGAACCATTGAGGAATTTCGGATGAATAGTTTGAGAAACTAGCAGATAAAAATGCGGGAAGCCATGTCCACATCGCATACAATTCCCACATATGGCCGAAGTAACCATAATTCGCAAGCATCACTGGTTTATTCAGAACTACTTTTTTATTAATTTCAAAGAGAATGGCCTGCTTTTCGATTTGACCGGGGCAGCTTCTAAAATAAACAAAACGATGAATGCAGATAATAAAGCCAATACGGAACTACAGACGATCACGAATTTCCAACTTACTGAAGA is drawn from Sporosarcina sp. FSL W7-1349 and contains these coding sequences:
- a CDS encoding MFS transporter, translated to MLANYGYFGHMWELYAMWTWLPAFLSASFSNYSSEIPQWFIALSSFLSIGIAGGIGCVVGGLISDKIGRANLTIISMAISAICSILIGFTFGQIIWLTLIISLVWGASVISDSAQFSAAVSEVAEEEYIGTALTFQMCIGFLSTIFSINLIPIIQRIVGWEWVFIVLAIGPILGIITMVKYRHYECNIEKMQ
- a CDS encoding LLM class flavin-dependent oxidoreductase, which produces MEIGISTFVETTPDVKTGQTISHAERIREVVEEIVLADEVGLDVFGVGEHHRKDYAASSPAVILAAAASRTKRIRLTSAVTVLSSADPVRVFQDFATLDGISDGRAEIMAGRGSFIESFPLFGYDLQDYNELFDEKLDLLLKLQSEEIISWTGKHRPSIPGRGVYPRPVQTPLPIWIGSGGTPQSVVRAGQLGLPLVLAIIGGRPLQFAPLVKLYKQAAAQAGHDVTRLPIASHSHGFVAETDELAMEQFFPSTQYAMNVIGRERGWGHYDRAAFDAARSLEGALYAGSPDTVAEKIVHLRKHVGITRFMLHVPLGSMPHADVLNAIRLLGTKVAPKVRQQIAEWEADL